One genomic segment of Primulina tabacum isolate GXHZ01 chromosome 9, ASM2559414v2, whole genome shotgun sequence includes these proteins:
- the LOC142555157 gene encoding beta-1,6-galactosyltransferase GALT29A-like translates to MYSSVKRTLRPLHSILLLMVVAATLTIRVMLQQDGSFQLKNGSTLVNNSQKPIFNATLLKYASLDIGEPKMRQEIGELLEGNFRNRGRQISFLSSGKYRTDARVRSARGVPLQLRSPEFRQLWLSFRRHLGDWSRNRRFHSDAMLDLVNEIKGVIDKYHGINHVLGKKYKSCAVVGNSGILVKTDYGKVIDSHEAVIRLNNARTASFEQFVGSRTSISFVNSNILHLCARREGCFCHPYGQNVPLVMYMCQPAHFLDYLVCNSSHKAPLIITDPRFDVLCARIVKYYSLKRFMETTAKDVGEWAPAHEGSNFHYSSGMQAIMLALGMCEKVGIFGFGKSSLARHHYHTNQKAELSLHDYEAEYDFYQDLMEKPDAIPFVSDKFKFPPTVMYH, encoded by the coding sequence ATGTATTCTTCAGTGAAGCGCACCCTCCGCCCTCTGCACAGCATTTTACTGCTGATGGTGGTGGCCGCCACTCTCACTATTAGGGTGATGCTTCAGCAAGATGGATCTTTTCAATTGAAAAATGGAAGTACGCTTGTTAATAACTCCCAAAAACCAATCTTCAATGCTACCCTTTTGAAATATGCTTCTCTTGACATTGGTGAACCCAAGATGAGACAGGAGATTGGGGAGTTGTTGGAGGGAAATTTTCGAAATCGGGGCCGGCAGATATCTTTTTTGTCTTCTGGTAAGTATCGTACTGATGCGAGGGTAAGATCAGCTAGAGGGGTTCCTTTGCAGCTTCGTTCGCCGGAGTTTCGTCAATTGTGGTTGAGCTTTAGGCGGCATTTGGGTGATTGGTCGAGAAACCGGAGGTTTCACTCCGATGCAATGTTAGATTTGGTTAATGAGATCAAGGGTGTGATTGATAAATACCACGGCATAAATCACGTGTTGGGCAAGAAATATAAAAGTTGTGCTGTGGTGGGAAATAGTGGGATCCTCGTAAAGACTGATTATGGCAAGGTGATCGATAGTCACGAGGCCGTTATTCGGCTGAACAATGCTAGGACCGCAAGTTTTGAGCAGTTTGTAGGATCAAGAACCAGCATTTCTTTTGTCAATAGTAACATATTGCACTTATGTGCGCGTAGGGAAGGTTGCTTTTGCCATCCTTATGGACAAAATGTGCCTTTGGTTATGTATATGTGTCAGCCTGCACATTTCTTGGATTATCTGGTATGCAATTCTTCCCACAAAGCACCATTGATTATAACTGATCCAAGGTTTGATGTGTTGTGTGCTAGGATTGTGAAGTATTACTCATTGAAACGATTCATGGAGACGACCGCAAAAGACGTTGGCGAATGGGCACCAGCGCATGAAGGATCGAACTTCCACTATTCCTCAGGAATGCAAGCCATCATGCTTGCTTTGGGGATGTGTGAAAAAGTTGGTATTTTCGGATTTGGGAAATCCAGTTTGGCAAGGCACCACTATCATACTAATCAGAAAGCTGAGCTTTCTCTACATGATTATGAAGCTGAGTATGATTTTTACCAGGATTTGATGGAAAAACCAGATGCTATCCCCTTTGTCTCAGATAAGTTCAAGTTCCCTCCTACCGTAATGTATCATTGA